Proteins from a single region of Pseudomonas sp. BSw22131:
- a CDS encoding GNAT family N-acetyltransferase — protein MQRSTSRLILRPPRADDLACVFAIHSDPETNQYNPAGPMTDISQAASMLDDWLSHWREKGFGQWAIATRDCPQQVIGFGGLSMRMYLDVERLNLGYRFAVSGWGQGYATELSLSALDYGFDELNAAAVFAVVRPAHMASIRVLEKIGMQRIESIDDVPGQPPSRVYKATRA, from the coding sequence ATGCAACGATCAACATCACGCTTGATTTTAAGGCCGCCACGGGCTGATGACCTGGCCTGTGTCTTTGCCATTCACAGCGATCCTGAAACCAACCAGTACAACCCGGCCGGACCGATGACGGACATCAGCCAGGCGGCCTCGATGCTCGATGACTGGCTCAGCCACTGGCGTGAAAAAGGTTTTGGACAATGGGCCATCGCCACCCGCGACTGTCCGCAGCAGGTCATCGGATTCGGCGGGCTATCGATGCGCATGTATCTGGACGTGGAACGCCTGAATTTAGGGTACCGGTTTGCCGTGAGCGGCTGGGGCCAGGGTTACGCCACAGAGCTGAGCCTCTCGGCGCTGGACTATGGCTTCGACGAGTTGAACGCAGCCGCTGTTTTTGCAGTCGTAAGACCAGCGCACATGGCCTCGATTCGCGTCCTGGAAAAGATCGGCATGCAGCGTATCGAATCGATTGACGACGTCCCGGGCCAGCCCCCGAGCCGTGTCTACAAAGCAACGCGGGCCTGA
- the ligA gene encoding NAD-dependent DNA ligase LigA — MNAAQTRILELRAELDQHNYRYHVLDDASIPDVEYDRLFHELKALEAENPHLVTPDSPTQRVGSAALSAFTQVRHEMPMLSLGNAFEETDMREFDRRVTEGLDLPAGDLLEAGAHVEYSCEPKLDGLAVSLLYQNGALVRGATRGDGSTGEDISVNVRTVRNIPLKLHGEGWPETLEVRGEVFMSKAGFERLNASQQEIGGKTFANPRNAAAGSLRQLDSKITANRPLEFCCYGLGQVSADISDTHTGNLQQLKKWGMPISHELKVADGITDCLAYYQDIGERRLSLPYEIDGVVFKVNSIASQRELGFRAREPRWAIAHKFPAMEELTELLDVEFQVGRTGAVTPVARLKPVKVAGVTVANATLHNMDEVARLGLMIGDIVIIRRAGDVIPQVVQVVLERRPADARAVEIPQMCPVCGSQVERTQLIKRSKGKETVSEGAVYRCIGRLACGAQLKQAIIHYVSRRAMDIEGLGDKTIEQLVDEKLIGSPADLYKLEYEQVIDLEGFAEISSKKLLKAIADSKTPTLARFIYALGIPDVGEETAKVLARSLASLDRVKAALPQVLTYLPDIGLEVAHEIHSFFEDSHNQQVIGALLDKDQCALELQDTGDLGAEFAASATLGGMLDKLNIPSVGPGAAQKLADKFKTLDGVLAADWLDMRQALPEKQAQSVRDFFDVPENASRARAIEQQLKDFGMHWESEKKVVEGLPLAGQTWVLTGSLELMSRDIAKEKLEGLGAKVSGSVSAKTHTVVAGPGAGSKLTKANELGLKVLDEEAFVAFLQQHGVAVD, encoded by the coding sequence ATGAACGCTGCCCAAACCCGAATCCTGGAACTGCGTGCAGAGCTGGATCAGCACAATTACCGCTATCACGTCCTCGACGATGCGAGTATTCCGGACGTTGAATACGACCGCCTGTTTCACGAACTCAAGGCGCTGGAGGCCGAAAACCCGCATCTGGTCACACCTGACTCCCCGACGCAAAGGGTGGGCAGCGCAGCGCTGTCGGCGTTCACTCAGGTGCGCCATGAAATGCCCATGCTCAGCCTGGGTAACGCGTTCGAAGAAACCGATATGCGCGAGTTCGACCGGCGTGTCACAGAGGGCCTCGACCTGCCGGCAGGGGACTTGCTCGAAGCAGGCGCCCATGTTGAGTACAGCTGCGAGCCCAAGCTCGATGGCCTCGCGGTCAGCCTGCTTTACCAGAACGGTGCCTTGGTCCGTGGCGCAACACGCGGCGACGGATCGACCGGCGAAGACATCAGCGTCAACGTGCGCACGGTGCGCAACATCCCCCTCAAGCTTCATGGCGAAGGCTGGCCCGAGACCCTGGAGGTACGCGGCGAAGTATTCATGTCCAAGGCGGGCTTCGAGCGCTTGAACGCAAGCCAGCAGGAGATCGGTGGCAAGACCTTCGCCAACCCGCGCAACGCCGCAGCGGGCAGCCTGCGCCAGCTGGACTCGAAGATCACCGCCAACCGGCCGCTGGAGTTTTGCTGCTATGGGCTGGGCCAGGTGTCTGCAGACATCTCGGACACCCACACCGGCAATCTTCAGCAGCTCAAGAAGTGGGGCATGCCCATCAGTCACGAATTGAAAGTGGCCGATGGCATCACGGATTGCCTCGCGTATTACCAAGACATCGGGGAGCGTCGTCTGTCGTTGCCCTATGAAATCGACGGCGTGGTGTTCAAGGTCAACAGCATCGCATCACAGCGTGAACTGGGCTTCCGCGCACGTGAACCGCGCTGGGCCATCGCGCATAAATTCCCGGCGATGGAAGAGCTGACTGAATTGCTCGACGTAGAATTTCAAGTGGGTCGTACTGGCGCTGTGACGCCGGTTGCGCGCCTCAAACCGGTCAAGGTGGCCGGGGTGACGGTTGCCAACGCGACGCTGCACAACATGGACGAGGTCGCGCGTCTGGGCCTGATGATCGGCGACATCGTTATCATTCGCCGGGCCGGTGACGTGATTCCGCAAGTGGTGCAAGTGGTGCTGGAGCGCCGGCCTGCCGACGCCCGCGCTGTGGAAATTCCTCAGATGTGCCCGGTGTGCGGCTCGCAGGTGGAACGCACGCAATTGATCAAGCGCAGCAAGGGCAAGGAGACCGTCAGCGAAGGCGCGGTCTATCGCTGCATCGGTCGGTTGGCCTGTGGCGCTCAGCTCAAGCAGGCGATTATCCATTACGTGTCGCGCAGGGCGATGGACATCGAAGGGCTGGGCGACAAGACCATCGAGCAACTGGTGGACGAGAAGCTGATTGGCTCGCCGGCTGATCTTTACAAGCTTGAGTACGAGCAGGTGATCGACCTTGAGGGCTTCGCTGAAATCTCCAGCAAGAAGCTGCTCAAGGCCATCGCTGACAGCAAGACGCCGACGCTGGCGCGATTCATCTATGCGCTGGGCATCCCCGATGTCGGAGAAGAAACCGCCAAGGTGCTGGCCCGATCTCTGGCCTCGCTGGACAGGGTCAAGGCCGCGCTGCCGCAAGTGCTGACGTATCTGCCGGACATCGGTCTTGAAGTCGCTCACGAGATTCACAGCTTTTTTGAGGACTCCCACAATCAGCAAGTGATTGGCGCGCTGCTGGATAAAGACCAATGCGCACTTGAGTTGCAGGACACGGGTGATCTGGGCGCTGAGTTTGCTGCCAGCGCGACCCTCGGCGGCATGCTCGACAAGCTGAATATCCCGAGCGTAGGGCCGGGTGCAGCGCAAAAGCTGGCGGACAAGTTCAAGACGCTGGACGGCGTGCTCGCTGCCGACTGGCTGGACATGCGTCAGGCGCTCCCCGAGAAGCAGGCGCAATCAGTCCGGGACTTTTTCGATGTGCCGGAAAACGCCAGCCGCGCGCGGGCCATCGAGCAACAGCTCAAAGACTTCGGCATGCACTGGGAAAGCGAAAAGAAGGTGGTCGAAGGGCTGCCATTGGCGGGCCAGACCTGGGTGCTGACCGGCTCGCTGGAACTCATGAGCCGTGACATCGCCAAGGAGAAACTGGAAGGGCTGGGCGCCAAGGTGTCGGGCTCGGTCTCGGCAAAAACCCATACCGTGGTCGCAGGGCCGGGTGCCGGTTCCAAACTGACCAAGGCCAACGAACTGGGCCTGAAAGTGCTGGATGAAGAGGCGTTCGTAGCGTTCCTTCAACAGCACGGCGTCGCCGTTGACTGA
- a CDS encoding DoxX family protein, whose amino-acid sequence MNRPHNKTRNDTTHMRPVTGSERTRRTLQVVLACFYFIAGCFHLYATEGFVSIVPDWVPYPAAVVIVTGYCELLGALALLTPRLRKAAGVMLALYAVCVFPANIKHALEGIPVGGLTLGWAYHGPRLAFQPVLVWVALFAGGLIDWPFKRAQRPLE is encoded by the coding sequence ATGAACCGACCTCACAACAAGACCAGAAACGACACCACCCACATGCGGCCCGTCACCGGAAGCGAACGCACGCGACGCACACTGCAGGTGGTGCTGGCCTGTTTCTACTTCATCGCCGGGTGCTTTCACCTGTACGCCACCGAAGGGTTCGTCAGCATTGTTCCTGATTGGGTGCCTTATCCAGCGGCGGTGGTTATTGTCACCGGTTACTGCGAGCTGCTGGGGGCCCTCGCGCTGCTGACACCGCGCTTGCGCAAGGCGGCCGGGGTCATGCTCGCGCTTTACGCTGTGTGCGTGTTCCCGGCCAACATCAAGCACGCCCTGGAAGGCATCCCTGTGGGCGGCCTGACACTGGGCTGGGCCTATCACGGACCGCGCCTGGCGTTTCAGCCGGTGCTGGTCTGGGTCGCACTGTTCGCTGGCGGACTGATCGACTGGCCATTCAAGCGGGCACAACGCCCGCTTGAATGA
- the zipA gene encoding cell division protein ZipA: MEIGLREWLIVIGIIVIAGILFDGWRRMRGGKGKLKFRLDRSFSNLPDDEEPSSAEVLGPARVLDAQKEPQLDEHDLPTMSAARERPERESKRKKRKDEPHQGDLNLDMDGPSLFSGRDDDFPDDKPAQRITEDKDLPPVEEVLVISVICRDESGFKGPALLQNILESGLRFGEMDIFHRHESMAGNGEVLFSMANAVKPGVFDLDDIDHFSTRAVSFFLGLPGPRHPKQAFDVMVAAARKLAHELNGELKDDQRSVMTAQTIEHYRQRIVEFERRALTQRR, translated from the coding sequence ATGGAAATCGGTCTGCGCGAGTGGCTGATCGTCATCGGCATCATTGTCATTGCCGGTATTCTTTTTGATGGCTGGCGCCGGATGCGCGGCGGTAAAGGTAAGTTGAAATTCAGGCTCGACCGCAGCTTTTCAAATCTGCCGGACGATGAAGAGCCTTCCTCTGCAGAGGTGCTGGGCCCGGCGCGTGTGCTGGACGCTCAAAAAGAACCTCAGCTCGATGAGCATGATTTGCCGACAATGAGCGCCGCTCGCGAGCGCCCTGAACGTGAATCCAAACGCAAGAAACGCAAAGATGAGCCGCATCAGGGCGACCTCAACCTGGACATGGACGGCCCGAGCCTGTTTTCAGGTCGTGACGATGATTTCCCGGACGACAAGCCTGCGCAGCGCATCACCGAGGACAAAGATCTGCCGCCGGTGGAAGAAGTGCTGGTAATCAGCGTGATTTGTCGCGACGAAAGCGGCTTTAAAGGCCCGGCGTTGCTGCAGAACATTCTGGAAAGCGGGCTGCGGTTTGGTGAGATGGATATCTTCCATCGCCACGAAAGCATGGCTGGCAACGGCGAAGTGCTGTTTTCGATGGCCAATGCGGTCAAGCCGGGCGTGTTTGATCTGGACGACATCGACCATTTCAGCACTCGTGCCGTGAGCTTCTTTCTGGGCTTGCCAGGCCCGCGTCATCCCAAGCAGGCGTTTGATGTGATGGTGGCGGCGGCGCGCAAGCTGGCTCATGAACTCAATGGTGAATTGAAAGATGATCAGCGCAGCGTCATGACCGCGCAGACCATCGAACATTACCGCCAGCGCATCGTCGAATTCGAACGCCGTGCGCTGACTCAGCGTCGTTGA
- a CDS encoding LysR family transcriptional regulator: MFSSERLKGIDVFVSVADLGSFTAAAERLNLTSSAVSKGIARLESRLQVRLFERTTRRLALTDAGTAFYRTCRAVLTDLEEAELSLHAESAEPRGKVRIDLPASFGRLHALPVILKFVEDHPALLPHISFSDRFVDPVEEGIDIVVRIGGPDVWPKALGHRYLGAERLIFCASPAYLSKHGAPQTDHDLEMHSCVVYGRSDGLVSPWYIAGTQAGGFERRVMSARLAIGDGESEAIAAAAGHGIAQLPTWAVKRQLENGSLVEVLPHLATEGLPMNLVWLKSRQALPKVSALLAALTDCLTPSGSTL, encoded by the coding sequence ATGTTTTCGTCTGAACGCCTTAAAGGGATTGACGTGTTTGTCAGCGTCGCGGATCTGGGCAGCTTTACGGCTGCAGCGGAGCGCTTGAACCTCACCAGCTCAGCCGTCAGCAAAGGCATTGCACGGCTGGAGTCGCGGTTGCAGGTGCGTTTGTTTGAGCGCACCACGCGGCGACTAGCGCTGACGGATGCAGGCACAGCGTTCTACCGGACCTGCCGCGCCGTGCTGACGGACCTTGAAGAAGCCGAGCTGTCGTTGCACGCAGAAAGCGCAGAGCCGCGCGGCAAAGTGCGTATCGACCTGCCCGCCTCGTTCGGCCGACTTCATGCGCTGCCGGTGATTCTCAAGTTCGTCGAAGACCACCCCGCACTCCTGCCGCATATCTCCTTTTCGGACCGCTTCGTAGACCCCGTCGAAGAAGGCATCGACATCGTGGTGCGCATTGGCGGCCCGGACGTTTGGCCAAAGGCGTTGGGGCATCGTTACCTCGGCGCCGAACGGCTGATTTTCTGCGCATCACCTGCCTACCTGAGCAAGCACGGCGCACCGCAGACCGACCACGATCTTGAAATGCACAGTTGCGTGGTCTACGGAAGAAGCGACGGCCTGGTCAGCCCGTGGTACATCGCCGGCACGCAGGCCGGTGGCTTTGAACGCCGGGTAATGAGCGCCCGATTGGCCATTGGCGACGGGGAAAGTGAAGCCATCGCCGCAGCGGCAGGCCACGGCATCGCGCAACTGCCCACGTGGGCAGTCAAGCGCCAACTCGAAAACGGCTCACTGGTGGAGGTTTTGCCGCACCTGGCGACCGAAGGTTTACCGATGAACCTGGTCTGGCTCAAGAGTCGCCAGGCGCTGCCCAAGGTCAGCGCGCTACTGGCCGCACTGACCGATTGCCTGACGCCATCGGGGAGCACGCTTTAA
- a CDS encoding phospholipase effector Tle1 domain-containing protein produces MPKLLEEQLRDFSVANPDATIRRIEFDIFGFSRGAAAARHCANELLKPGLGVFAELLQPGRFGLIPGFKPDADVSINLIGLFDTVAAIAAIGHFDLSVANADNTGVNLYLPPGCARQIVHLRARDECRHNFALNSLQGHNNIEISLPGVHSDIGGGYLPRGHERVFLTVLKNAKVKADRGVGSSPEWAAACAQADLLRASGLAGEGRIKPTAIFSGAPPRGPSESSDQNFMVSVELDRPVRGELALISLRLMRELGVRHGVPFKNLEERSDLALPEELQPIATHILEHALAGSTLKLTADQERLLRGRYIHQSANWTPSAGLLINKPAKENERIVHRNYPQKGYPR; encoded by the coding sequence ATGCCCAAGCTACTGGAAGAGCAACTTCGGGACTTTAGCGTTGCTAATCCCGATGCCACCATCCGACGCATCGAGTTCGATATCTTCGGCTTCAGCAGAGGCGCCGCAGCCGCCCGACATTGCGCCAATGAGCTACTCAAGCCGGGCCTTGGAGTCTTTGCCGAGCTGCTGCAACCGGGTCGCTTTGGCCTGATACCCGGCTTCAAACCTGACGCTGATGTCAGCATCAATCTGATCGGCCTGTTTGACACCGTGGCCGCCATTGCCGCGATAGGCCACTTCGACCTTAGCGTTGCCAATGCCGACAACACAGGCGTCAATCTGTACCTGCCGCCCGGCTGCGCCAGACAGATCGTCCACCTGAGGGCCCGCGACGAATGTCGCCACAATTTTGCCCTCAACAGCCTGCAGGGCCATAACAACATCGAAATCAGCCTGCCGGGTGTGCACTCGGACATCGGCGGAGGCTATCTGCCGCGCGGCCATGAACGTGTATTCCTGACAGTGCTCAAGAACGCTAAGGTCAAGGCGGATCGCGGCGTGGGGTCATCACCCGAATGGGCCGCAGCCTGCGCTCAGGCCGACCTGCTGCGCGCCAGCGGTCTGGCAGGCGAGGGCAGGATCAAACCAACAGCGATCTTTTCTGGGGCGCCTCCTAGGGGGCCATCGGAAAGTAGCGATCAGAACTTCATGGTGTCGGTCGAGCTGGACCGACCTGTGCGGGGTGAATTGGCGTTGATCAGCTTGCGGTTGATGCGCGAATTGGGTGTTCGTCATGGCGTGCCATTCAAAAATCTGGAAGAACGGTCTGACTTGGCTCTACCCGAGGAGCTTCAGCCCATCGCCACCCACATACTTGAACATGCTTTGGCGGGCTCAACGTTAAAACTTACTGCCGATCAGGAGCGTCTGCTGCGTGGCCGCTATATCCACCAGTCCGCGAACTGGACACCTAGCGCAGGGCTGCTCATCAACAAACCTGCGAAGGAAAACGAGCGAATTGTCCATCGCAACTATCCGCAGAAGGGGTACCCGCGATGA
- a CDS encoding MFS transporter, translated as MQNPSAAANGAHVQTGSRSGLQILIMAVAAFVIVTTEFLILGLLPALARDLDISIATAGQVVTLFAFTVMIFGPILTARLAHIDRKKLFTFILLVFVASNALAAVSANIWVLAVARFIPALMLPVFWGTASETAGQLAGPGNAGKAVSQVYLGISAALVFGIPLGTLASDTVGWRGSFWIMAGLSLVIAGLIQLYMPKLPTSPKRDADNKQTQILRQPRFLAHVALSTLAFTAMFTSYTYLADTLERLAGIPSGQVGWWLMGFGAVGMIGNQLGGRMVDRSPLGAMVLFLLVLGAGMLFAVPAASHPIWLVVALVAWGIAYTALFPICQVRVMQAGAKAQALAASMNISAANAGIGLGAIFGGLGIKHFGLESLGIISTGIAVIAIVVALLMMRGKAQ; from the coding sequence ATGCAAAACCCTTCAGCGGCGGCTAACGGCGCCCACGTCCAGACAGGCTCCCGGTCCGGTCTGCAAATCCTGATCATGGCCGTGGCGGCATTTGTCATCGTCACCACCGAGTTTCTGATTCTCGGGTTGCTGCCTGCGCTGGCCCGTGACCTCGACATTTCCATTGCCACCGCCGGGCAGGTGGTCACGCTGTTCGCGTTTACAGTGATGATCTTCGGACCGATCCTGACGGCACGCCTGGCACACATTGATCGTAAAAAACTGTTCACCTTCATATTGCTGGTGTTCGTGGCGTCCAACGCGTTGGCTGCGGTGTCGGCCAATATCTGGGTGCTGGCGGTGGCGCGTTTTATCCCGGCGTTGATGTTGCCGGTGTTCTGGGGCACGGCCAGCGAAACGGCGGGCCAACTGGCCGGGCCGGGCAATGCCGGTAAGGCGGTTTCTCAGGTTTATCTGGGTATTTCCGCTGCGCTGGTGTTCGGCATCCCGCTGGGTACGCTGGCATCCGACACCGTGGGCTGGCGCGGAAGTTTCTGGATTATGGCGGGCCTGTCGCTGGTTATCGCCGGGCTGATTCAGTTGTACATGCCAAAGCTGCCAACATCGCCCAAGCGCGACGCGGACAACAAGCAAACCCAGATTCTGCGGCAGCCACGCTTTCTCGCGCACGTGGCGCTGTCCACATTGGCGTTCACCGCGATGTTCACCTCCTACACGTATCTGGCAGATACCCTCGAACGCCTTGCCGGCATTCCTTCAGGGCAAGTGGGTTGGTGGCTGATGGGCTTCGGCGCTGTGGGCATGATCGGCAACCAACTGGGGGGACGCATGGTCGACCGCAGTCCGTTGGGCGCCATGGTGTTGTTTTTGCTGGTGCTGGGCGCCGGGATGCTGTTCGCGGTCCCTGCGGCGTCTCACCCTATCTGGTTGGTTGTCGCGCTTGTCGCTTGGGGCATTGCCTACACGGCGCTGTTTCCGATCTGTCAGGTACGAGTCATGCAAGCGGGCGCTAAGGCGCAGGCGCTAGCGGCGTCGATGAACATCTCTGCGGCAAACGCGGGCATTGGCCTGGGCGCCATTTTCGGCGGCCTCGGCATCAAGCACTTTGGGCTTGAGTCCCTGGGGATCATCTCGACCGGCATTGCAGTGATCGCGATTGTGGTCGCGTTGCTGATGATGCGCGGCAAGGCGCAATAA
- a CDS encoding GGDEF domain-containing protein, producing the protein MDGLVNQRNPERFIAEQVHTDRLQQLFRQSVFAVAGSYTGALMLCWLCWDRLSHEEVAGWLSLLTLSTLLRVLMFVMYFRAPEHERTPQRWEFKYWLTLIFSAGVWGGGALLVMPVDDLLSQSLVMLFTVGMSVAAVSCYSAYRYMTLVSMALVLLPCTLWLLFQPSSMQTGIAISVLVFTSFVVSATRKLSDALEQAFRLTREMERAHSISNYAAQTDELTGLKNRRAFFEGAQQLFGDCLHGQRPLCALMLDMDHFKQINDTHGHQVGDHVLRQIGIVISATFRACDVHGRLGGEEFAVLLPDTHVEVARDIAQQVVHAIAALKSEPVQRMTASIGVASTDSGSHDLYHLMNRADEALYRAKALGRNQVAVAG; encoded by the coding sequence ATGGATGGCCTTGTAAATCAGCGTAACCCTGAACGTTTTATAGCAGAGCAAGTGCACACCGACCGTCTGCAGCAGTTGTTTCGCCAATCGGTGTTCGCGGTGGCCGGCAGCTACACGGGCGCGCTCATGCTGTGCTGGTTGTGCTGGGACCGGCTCTCGCACGAAGAGGTGGCTGGCTGGCTATCTCTGCTTACCCTTTCGACCCTGCTGCGCGTCTTGATGTTTGTCATGTATTTTCGTGCTCCCGAGCACGAACGCACGCCGCAACGCTGGGAATTCAAATACTGGCTGACGCTGATCTTCTCGGCAGGCGTATGGGGTGGCGGGGCCTTGTTGGTGATGCCCGTCGACGACCTTCTGTCTCAATCGCTAGTGATGCTGTTTACCGTCGGAATGTCCGTGGCGGCCGTGTCCTGCTATTCGGCCTATCGGTACATGACGCTGGTGTCGATGGCGCTGGTCTTGTTGCCGTGCACCCTGTGGCTGCTGTTTCAGCCATCGTCCATGCAGACGGGCATAGCGATTTCTGTGCTGGTCTTTACATCGTTCGTGGTCAGCGCCACGCGCAAGCTTTCTGACGCACTGGAGCAAGCGTTTCGACTGACCCGCGAGATGGAGCGCGCGCACAGTATCTCCAACTACGCCGCGCAAACCGATGAACTCACTGGCCTGAAGAATCGCCGGGCATTTTTCGAGGGTGCGCAGCAGTTGTTCGGCGACTGTCTGCACGGTCAGCGACCATTGTGCGCATTGATGCTGGACATGGACCACTTCAAACAGATCAACGACACCCATGGGCATCAGGTCGGAGACCATGTCTTGCGGCAGATCGGCATCGTTATTTCAGCCACGTTTCGTGCCTGTGATGTGCACGGAAGACTGGGCGGTGAGGAGTTTGCGGTGCTGCTTCCGGATACGCACGTGGAGGTTGCGCGCGACATTGCACAGCAGGTGGTACACGCCATCGCTGCGTTGAAAAGCGAGCCGGTGCAGCGCATGACCGCCAGCATCGGTGTGGCTTCGACCGACTCCGGTAGCCACGACCTGTACCACCTGATGAACCGCGCCGATGAGGCGCTTTACCGGGCCAAGGCCCTTGGGCGCAATCAGGTGGCCGTTGCTGGCTGA
- a CDS encoding GNAT family N-acetyltransferase, with the protein MKMDVVGYEALRKVQRDELELLELPHAQKMYSGDIFGALHTLLSAPEAHVRGFALLVDDMPRGFFLLKRGLFLPPWADADAVTLHALMIDVEWQGKGLGRRCMLGLPDIVRALWPETRQLMLAVDPENRAAIKLYLGLGWIDDGIACRGRVDYERRMVLAL; encoded by the coding sequence ATGAAGATGGACGTGGTGGGTTATGAGGCGCTCAGGAAGGTCCAGCGTGATGAGCTGGAGCTGCTTGAGTTGCCGCATGCGCAGAAGATGTATTCGGGCGATATTTTCGGCGCGTTGCATACGCTGCTGTCGGCACCTGAAGCGCATGTCCGGGGTTTCGCACTATTGGTAGACGACATGCCGCGTGGATTTTTCCTGCTCAAGCGCGGCCTTTTTCTGCCGCCGTGGGCAGACGCGGACGCCGTCACCCTGCATGCGTTGATGATTGACGTGGAATGGCAAGGAAAAGGACTAGGAAGGCGCTGCATGCTCGGTTTGCCTGACATCGTCAGGGCGCTCTGGCCAGAAACCCGGCAATTGATGCTGGCCGTTGACCCGGAAAACCGTGCAGCCATCAAGCTGTACCTCGGCCTGGGCTGGATAGACGACGGAATCGCCTGCCGCGGGCGCGTCGATTACGAGCGAAGGATGGTCCTCGCGCTGTGA
- the msrA gene encoding peptide-methionine (S)-S-oxide reductase MsrA, translated as MTTHTQTALLAGGCFWGMQDLIRRYPGIISTRVGYSGGDVPNATYRNHGTHAEAIEIVFDPSVISYRKILEFFFQIHDPSTANRQGNDLGVSYRSAIFYLDDEQKRVAQDTVADVDASGLWPGKVVTEVAAAGAFWEAEPEHQDYLERIPNGYTCHFIRPNWKLPVRDQ; from the coding sequence ATGACCACTCACACCCAAACCGCCCTGCTCGCAGGCGGCTGTTTCTGGGGCATGCAGGACTTGATCCGTCGCTACCCCGGCATAATCTCTACCCGCGTCGGCTACAGCGGCGGCGATGTGCCCAACGCCACTTACCGTAATCACGGCACACACGCCGAAGCCATCGAGATCGTGTTCGACCCGAGCGTTATCAGCTACCGGAAAATTCTGGAGTTCTTCTTTCAGATCCACGATCCCTCGACGGCCAACCGTCAGGGCAACGACCTCGGCGTGAGTTACCGGTCGGCTATTTTCTATCTCGATGACGAGCAAAAGCGTGTGGCACAAGACACGGTTGCCGACGTGGACGCCTCAGGCCTCTGGCCCGGCAAGGTTGTCACCGAAGTCGCAGCGGCGGGTGCGTTCTGGGAAGCGGAGCCTGAGCATCAGGATTACCTGGAGCGCATCCCGAACGGCTACACCTGCCACTTCATCCGGCCAAACTGGAAGTTGCCGGTTCGCGATCAATAA
- a CDS encoding zinc-binding metallopeptidase family protein, which produces MFQFFEQLSTRIAAPFVGEKKRNSKVWHCRCGQSIFFQNTQCLACSAALGYLPEQSKVSALEPGADLGTWRLSDEPGAGLYRRCANLDTPAACNWLFPEHNATEFCVACSVNKMIPDLTVPENSERWLKIETAKRRLVAQLITLGLQVIPKTVDEQRGLAFEFLGVNLEGEAPTTGHANGLITLNVDEADDAIREKIRVQMHEPYRTLLGHFRHEVGHYYWDRLIADTYWQDGFRNLFGDDRASYADALDHHYENGAPADWPQRYVSAYATMHPWEDWAETWAHYLHMMDAVDTALSLGMSARDMDLDYTPFPPETLYDPQHPGGPAFLAFVNAWIELAGMLNELSRAMGQPDFYPFVVPPAVVTKLHFIHLVIQSAGGKADEVLQVA; this is translated from the coding sequence ATGTTCCAATTTTTCGAGCAGCTCAGCACAAGGATTGCAGCCCCTTTTGTGGGTGAAAAAAAACGTAATAGCAAAGTCTGGCACTGCCGCTGCGGACAGTCGATCTTCTTCCAGAACACCCAATGCCTGGCGTGTTCGGCGGCCCTCGGTTATTTGCCTGAGCAAAGTAAAGTGTCTGCGCTGGAACCCGGTGCTGACCTCGGCACATGGCGCTTGAGCGATGAGCCCGGTGCGGGCTTGTATCGGCGTTGCGCCAACCTGGATACCCCGGCCGCTTGCAACTGGCTGTTTCCGGAGCACAACGCCACAGAGTTCTGCGTCGCCTGTAGCGTCAACAAGATGATTCCCGATCTCACCGTTCCGGAAAACTCTGAGCGCTGGCTCAAGATTGAAACTGCCAAGCGCCGACTGGTCGCGCAACTGATCACCCTCGGTTTGCAGGTCATCCCCAAGACCGTCGATGAGCAACGCGGCCTGGCGTTTGAGTTTCTGGGCGTTAACCTGGAAGGCGAAGCGCCTACCACCGGCCATGCGAACGGACTCATCACACTCAATGTCGACGAAGCCGATGACGCGATACGCGAGAAAATCCGCGTTCAGATGCACGAACCGTATCGCACGCTGCTCGGACATTTCCGTCATGAAGTGGGGCATTACTACTGGGATCGTCTGATTGCGGACACCTATTGGCAGGACGGCTTCCGTAACCTGTTCGGCGACGACCGTGCCAGCTATGCTGATGCCCTCGATCATCACTACGAGAACGGCGCCCCGGCGGACTGGCCACAGCGCTATGTCAGCGCTTACGCGACCATGCACCCGTGGGAAGACTGGGCTGAAACCTGGGCCCACTACCTGCACATGATGGACGCGGTGGATACGGCATTGAGCCTGGGCATGAGCGCACGGGATATGGATCTGGACTACACGCCGTTCCCGCCGGAGACCCTTTACGACCCGCAACATCCAGGCGGCCCGGCCTTCCTGGCGTTCGTCAACGCGTGGATTGAGCTGGCCGGCATGCTCAACGAGTTGTCCCGAGCCATGGGGCAGCCGGATTTTTACCCGTTTGTGGTCCCGCCAGCGGTGGTCACCAAGCTGCACTTTATTCACCTGGTGATCCAGAGCGCTGGCGGCAAGGCGGACGAGGTGTTGCAGGTGGCTTGA